The Anaerosporomusa subterranea nucleotide sequence TTCCTGTCTGGGCCTGGGCAATCAAGTCTTTGCCAGCCAGTAAGACAGGAATAGCCTGAACTTGGATAGGGGTGGGAGTAGTGATCCCATCTTTATATAAGTATTCTTGGATTTCCCGGCGGATACCTAAGGAAATAAAATCTGTCGACACAAATGAAGCCTCCTGCAGTTTTTTTAGGTACGGTTCAGCGCAGAGTACACAGAGGGAATGTCGAGTACAGACTCCTCATACTTTGCGGTTAACGACGCTTTTTCTTTGGACTATCCGTCATTATATCAGTTTGTGTCAGTAAATGATAGGTTATTCTTGGAAAATGCTTTTCTTCGATAGTGCTAATGGCTTGTGCGTGGTAATATAGCAAGAAAGGAGGGGTGATTGTGCTAACCTATTTTCTTTGGAATTGCGCTGCGTTTCTGCTAGTCAGGATGGATAAATATCGCGCCCGCCACGGACGATGGCGTGTGCCGGAACGCATCTTTTTCCTCTGGGCGCTGCTGTTCGGCGCAGCCGGAATACTGTTGGGCATGTACATATACCGCCATAAGACCCGTCACGCCAGCTTCGTATTTGGCATACCGCTGTTATTGGTGGTTAATTTTGCTTGCTATTATTTTGCTCTCAGCAAGAGATGGGTATCATTTTCTTAATCTACCAGAGAAAAATGAAGAACGAATTACGCTTTACCATAGAGTACACAGAGGGTGCATGACACAGAGGGTTTCAGATTTTATATATTAACCCGTAACCCTCTGCG carries:
- a CDS encoding DUF1294 domain-containing protein yields the protein MLTYFLWNCAAFLLVRMDKYRARHGRWRVPERIFFLWALLFGAAGILLGMYIYRHKTRHASFVFGIPLLLVVNFACYYFALSKRWVSFS